One Setaria viridis chromosome 3, Setaria_viridis_v4.0, whole genome shotgun sequence DNA window includes the following coding sequences:
- the LOC117849991 gene encoding senescence-induced receptor-like serine/threonine-protein kinase — protein MPPPTRPLHAAAALLLLLLPAHLALAAAQGFRGFSYLLNCGSASATTDGRGLRWEPDAPYVSAGAPSAPTLPGAGGLLDPTLATFRSFPHRPRSKFCYELPVDKNRRYLLRPTFFYGALSASSSSSSSSSAPPPPVFDLIVDGTFWTAVNTTDDALAGAASSYEGVFPASGRNMSFCLGVNPDYTDAGPFISALQVIQLDDSVYNATDFKTSAMGLIARTKFGSTGEIERYPDDSFDRYWQPFPDSKHAVSSTQNVTSADFWNLPPPNMFNTAFVAEQDAPLVLQWPPMPVQNDSYYVALYFADTLPENSRTFNVYINDYLFIGDLTVTSAGLSVFATQWILSGLTRVILQPASPSALPPLINAGEVFGLFPLGRLTYARDVRALESIKKNLQNVPEDWNGDPCMPSGYSWTGVTCDEGSRIRVISLNLSGMGLSGSISPEIASLTALTNISFGHNSLLGPIPDLSNLSKLERLHLQENNLSGSVPRTLGTINTLRELFLYSNSLSGPVPDNLLNKQGLTYRFLPGNLFAPPPPH, from the exons ATGCCGCCGCCTACCCGccccctccacgccgccgccgcgctcctcctcctcctcctccccgcccacctcgccctcgccgccgcgcagggGTTCCGTGGCTTCTCCTACCTCCTCAACTGCGGCTCCGCGTCCGCGACCACCGACGGCCGCGGCCTCCGCTGGGAGCCCGACGCCCCCTACGTCTCCGCCGGCGCTCCCAGCGCACCCACGCTcccgggcgcgggcggcctcCTCGACCCCACGCTCGCCACGTTCCGCTCCTTCCCTCACCGCCCCAGGTCCAAGTTCTGCTACGAGCTCCCCGTCGACAAGAACCGCCGCTACCTGCTCCGCCCCACCTTCTTCTACGGCGcgctctccgcctcctcctcctcctcctcctcctcctccgcgccgccgccgcccgtcttCGATCTGATCGTGGATGGCACCTTCTGGACCGCCGTCAATACCACCGACGACGCGCTGGCCGGCGCCGCGTCGTCCTACGAGGGTGTTTTCCCCGCGAGCGGCAGGAACATGAGCTTCTGCCTCGGGGTGAACCCGGACTACACCGACGCCGGCCCGTTCATCTCCGCGCTGCAGGTGATCCAGCTCGACGATTCCGTGTACAACGCCACGGATTTCAAAACCAGCGCTATGGGCCTTATAGCTCGCACCAAATTTGGCTCCACTGGCGAAATCGAGAG GTACCCTGATGACAGTTTTGATCGCTATTGGCAGCCATTCCCTGACAGCAAACATGCAGTTAGTAGCACCCAAAATGTTACATCAGCTGATTTCTGGAATCTCCCCCCTCCCAACATGTTTAACACAGCTTTCGTAGCGGAACAAGATGCACCCCTAGTGTTACAATGGCCTCCAATGCCTGTCCAGAATGATAGCTATTATGTTGCCCTCTACTTTGCTGACACATTACCTGAGAATTCAAGGACCTTTAACGTATATATAAATGATTACCTGTTTATCGGAGATCTAACTGTCACATCAGCTGGTCTTTCTGTCTTTGCAACACAATGGATTCTCTCAGGCTTGACCAGAGTTATATTGCAACCTGCATCTCCTTCTGCTCTTCCCCCACTTATCAATGCTGGCGAGGTCTTCGGACTTTTTCCCCTAGGAAGATTGACATATGCACGGGATG TACGTGCTCTGGAGAGTATAAAGAAAAACCTTCAAAATGTACCTGAAGATTGGAATGGAGATCCATGTATGCCCTCAGGATATTCTTGGACGGGAGTTACATGTGATGAAGGATCAAGAATACGTGTCATCTCATT GAACTTATCTGGTATGGGTCTCTCTGGATCTATTTCACCTGAAATTGCGAGCCTGACCGCTTTGACTAATAT ATCTTTCGGACACAACAGCCTGCTTGGACCAATTCCAGATCTTAGCAACCTAAGCAAGCTTGAACGGCT GCACCTGCAAGAAAATAATCTATCTGGATCAGTACCTAGGACATTGGGGACAATCAACACATTGCGTGAACT GTTTTTGTACAGCAATTCTTTATCTGGACCAGTTCCAGATAATTTACTGAACAAGCAAGGATTGACTTACAG ATTTCTTCCTGGGAATCTCTtcgccccaccaccaccgcactAA